In one window of Primulina tabacum isolate GXHZ01 chromosome 8, ASM2559414v2, whole genome shotgun sequence DNA:
- the LOC142553721 gene encoding E3 ubiquitin-protein ligase DIS1-like: MASGNAFYDDSRSKPEVIDPPQNEEMLDIGEHVNETSQTPVKTDVIVTSSVRELLECPVCLNAMYPPIHQCSNGHTLCSGCKPRVHNRCPTCRHELGNIRCLALEKVAASLELPCKYQNFGCISIYPYYSKLKHESQCSFRPYNCPYAGSECSVIGDIPFLVNHLKDDHKVDMHNGSTFNHRYVKSNPHEVENATWMLTVFSCFGQCFCLHFEAFQLGMAPVYIAFLRFMGDDNEAKNYSYSLEVGGNGRKAIWQGVPRSIRDGHKKVRDSFDGLIIQRNMALFFSGGDRKELKLRVTGRIWKEQ; the protein is encoded by the exons ATGGCAAGTGGAAATGCCTTTTATGATGACTCGCGAAGTAAACCTGAGGTCATTGATCCACCCCAAAATGAAGAAATGTTGGATATTGGAGAACATGTCAATGAGACATCTCAAACTCCTGTAAAAACGGATGTCATTGTCACGAGTAGTGTCCGTGAGCTGCTGGAATGTCCAGTATGCCTAAATGCTATGTACCCGCCAATTCATCAG TGTTCCAATGGTCACACATTGTGTTCTGGATGCAAACCTAGAGTACACAACCGGTGCCCAACTTGCAGGCACGAACTTGGTAACATCAGATGTCTTGCGTTGGAGAAGGTGGCTGCATCTCTTGAGCTTCCATGTAAATATCAGAATTTCGGGTGTATTAGCATCTATCCTTACTACAGCAAGCTTAAACATGAATCCCAATGCTCTTTTAGACCCTACAATTGTCCCTATGCGGGTTCAGAATGCTCGGTTATTGGTGATATACCTTTTCTTGTGAACCACTTGAAAGATGATCACAAAGTTGACATGCACAATGGCAGTACTTTCAATCATCGCTATGTCAAATCAAATCCACACGAGGTCGAGAATGCCACGTGGATGCTTACG GTTTTCAGTTGTTTTGGGCAGTGTTTCTGTCTTCATTTTGAAGCATTTCAGCTGGGAATGGCGCCTGTATACATTGCATTTTTACGGTTCATGGGTGATGACAACGAGGCAAAAAACTACAGCTATAGTCTTGAAGTTGGGGGTAATGGGAGGAAAGCCATATGGCAAGGAGTTCCAAGAAGCATAAGGGATGGCCACAAAAAGGTTCGCGATAGTTTCGACGGGCTCATAATTCAACGTAACATGGCACTTTTCTTCTCCGGTGGGGACAGGAAAGAGTTGAAACTTCGGGTTACCGGTAGGATATGGAAGGAGCAGTAG
- the LOC142553722 gene encoding annexin D4, producing the protein MADSDEHGALSKAFSGLGVDEKTLITILGKWHPEQRKTFRKGSRDFFIEDERQFERWSDRHVTQLRNEFLRIKEAIVLWTMHPWERDARLLKESLNKLGSAQYNILIEVACTRSSDELLGARKAYHSLFHRSIEEDVAFHVHGPDQKLLIALVSSYRYEGPKVSEELAKTEAKSISSAIKEGDSELLIRVMSTRSMIHLNHVYKHYKEINGKDLDQDVEDHLLKETIQCLCIPATYFTKILGESLKCDADEPSKDAVTRVIVTRADHDMKQIKEEYSEKYGGSLANKIEDVANGSYKDFLLTLIARGD; encoded by the exons ATGGCGGATTCCGATGAGCATGGAGCACTCTCCAAAGCCTTCTCAG gGCTTGGTGTTGATGAGAAAACATTGATAACAATACTTGGGAAATGGCATCCAGAGCAAAGAAAAACATTTAGAAAGGGAAGTCGCGATTTCTTCATCGAAGATGAACGACAATTCGAAAGGTGGAGCGATCGACACGTGACGCAACTTCGTAATGAATTCTTGCGTATCAAG GAAGCAATCGTTCTGTGGACCATGCATCCTTGGGAGAGGGATGCACGGTTACTGAAAGAATCGTTGAACAAGCTTGGATCTGCTCAATACAACATACTCATCGAAGTCGCGTGCACGAGATCATCTGATGAGTTGCTAGGTGCAAGAAAAGCCTACCACTCCCTCTTCCATCGTTCCATCGAGGAAGATGTCGCGTTTCACGTCCACGGCCCCGACCAGAAG CTTTTGATTGCTCTGGTTAGCTCTTACCGTTACGAAGGTCCGAAAGTGAGCGAAGAACTTGCCAAAACAGAGGCGAAGTCCATTTCGAGTGCGATCAAAGAAGGTGACTCGGAGCTACTAATTAGGGTAATGTCCACAAGGAGCATGATCCATCTCAACCATGTTTACAAACATTACAAGGAAATTAACGGCAAAGACTTGGATCAG GATGTTGAGGATCACTTGCTTAAAGAAACTATACAATGCCTATGCATTCCCGCAACATACTTTACCAAG atTTTGGGTGAATCGTTGAAATGTGATGCCGACGAGCCGAGCAAGGACGCGGTGACGAGAGTGATCGTGACACGAGCAGATCACGATATGAAGCAGATTAAAGAAGAATACAGTGAGAAATATGGTGGCAGTCTTGCAAACAAAATCGAAGATGTAGCCAATGGAAGTTACAAAGATTTCTTGCTTACTTTAATTGCGAGAGGAGATTGA